In Ignavibacteria bacterium, the genomic stretch CGCGGAAGCATTTCGACAAGTAGCACTTCATTTCCTAAATCTTTTGCCGCTTGATGAAGTGAATACGCAAGATTTCGTGAAAGTTCATCTGTAATAACGAGAACTTTTTCATTCGGTTGCAATCCCATACAATCGCGAAGTGCGATGGTGGAAGCGGAGAGAAGTTCAGGGTTCATAGTCTTTAAATTATTTTACATGAAAAATGTTGGTTGTCATTATTGTAGAAATAAACCTGCGCCCGGACCTACAGGAATTCCCATTGAAATCCAAACCATCAACATGATCGCCCATCCGACAAGAAAAACGATAGAATACGGAAGCATCATCGCTATAATCGTTCCTAATCCTGCATCGGCTTTATAGCGTTGAATAAAAGCGACGATAAGCGCGAAATATGACATCATCGGAGTAATAATATTTGTCACAGAATCCCCGATGCGATATACACATTGCGTTAGTTCAGGCGTGTAACCGACTAACATAAACATCGGAATAAATACCGGAGCCATAATTGCCCACTTTGCCGAAGCGCTTCCCATAAATAAATTCATTGTTGCCGATAAGACAATAAACACAATCATAAGCGGAATTCCCGTAAGTCCAATTTCTTTGAGAAACTCCGAACCTTTCACGGCAAGTATCAATCCTAAATTTGTCCAATTAAAAAAAGCAACAAACTGCGCGGCAAAAAAAACGAGAACGATATAT encodes the following:
- a CDS encoding AbgT family transporter produces the protein YIVLVFFAAQFVAFFNWTNLGLILAVKGSEFLKEIGLTGIPLMIVFIVLSATMNLFMGSASAKWAIMAPVFIPMFMLVGYTPELTQCVYRIGDSVTNIITPMMSYFALIVAFIQRYKADAGLGTIIAMMLPYSIVFLVGWAIMLMVWISMGIPVGPGAGLFLQ